In one window of Pirellulales bacterium DNA:
- a CDS encoding right-handed parallel beta-helix repeat-containing protein yields MTKIRTLLFCAVALSSCSPLLGFDLTAELAKAKPGAVVDLPAGTYSGSFKLPAGVTLRGAGDQKTTIDARNSPVGIRVLGSATRIENLAILNSGTGIELSNVEDVRISRVMILGGTIGIGATKVTKTTVENSIVARALIGVSLNGPTDCSVANCTVATANACGLTVAGADNTAIFNNIVADAGTGIVVGGENKNLAVDYNLYLALSTGKIEGQLQRPTLPTWRDVSGGLDAHSIQLNVAFANASQNDFHPVSRLDWNPGRISTADWGTAELAGHHAPATDMDGQGRVGAVDLGAFESPDLPARPADGQFQISSDAGYKSAGLFGPDNRAVCYLFQGLPLKKGTYGYVVPSRDMFGRPIPPGRYELRVVESTAAWDYRGMTANSGTDNTATNSDSVHVGIVAYAADGQLLTASGWSERHINLRLSDPATAKARWIFEGSADSTGLCINEAGKIFLVRNGADHSVDIYKIDPVSGQPIPRPDGRLYVNRKGKFKSPYLGGIAELDGKLYAADPAVDKVDFGSADGLQFENSADVLKPNSPSADRKHKLLWLISNRERILALTPDGKSAVQFGGVQMPLALSVAGDRLAVASGRTGKIHIFDLANPQSPKELKTLGRGDGPFGKWLPDRFHFQAHPQNRNNANVSVGLSSDGSVAVRDASGRVVSFDPDGHVLHDGFAVWGGDPAIAPFVGDTKLRVFDTSAAASYFIDPRSGTWEPDAYWGLPAMVQPSIRGFFSAGGKNFGVFTCQNPVKNGGEQVLIASYDNPVVRAVAIYRRNPHGGWLHLRDTNGDGRIDEKDGPGEPVLDTSGKPVTASLTGRFMFVERDGTILHSEPQIAMRWKFKGIGAGGEPTYEFGSDMIFTAKDPVVPSPYFLDQTDDLRCASTARMAPDGGICAAINLRHTPNGMGLSNSGATDLARWNADGNLRWLRTVNDYSPIQGVEPFPGVTISSWGHQAEFMALDDDGLELGRFGFPAAVKWSGFWVDHPQEWDAAKDPDGNVEVVIGDYMQNCHHWMTVRNLTAVKRSSFPLTISDAKTHELAFRPPQLHEPAGKAKSPEITIKRLGGPMPIDGNMQKWRSFPPQILMTPQTAVGRIDGPADCSGVIRLAYHDHDLYGQAIVFDNVVSFHQPASRFYQEDSLQFCVNGFMTGFAFNVAQTIDKGPILFRNRFFFGAMDLELDPKLAPRIVKKFANAKDIPERQYIESIYGVDLSKSPGYVVEFKLPLDANTYKGDEKIIPPVESGKWFWLGFMLNDNDVPGTDVQRFIAWPATFGMFNPQEAGAKAFFE; encoded by the coding sequence ATGACAAAAATCCGAACCCTGCTGTTTTGCGCCGTTGCGTTAAGTTCGTGCAGTCCACTGCTTGGCTTCGATCTAACGGCCGAGTTGGCGAAGGCCAAACCGGGAGCCGTTGTCGATTTGCCGGCTGGCACCTATTCGGGCAGTTTCAAACTGCCGGCGGGTGTCACGCTTCGCGGCGCCGGCGATCAGAAGACAACGATCGACGCCCGCAATTCGCCGGTCGGCATTCGCGTGTTGGGATCGGCAACTCGCATCGAAAATCTGGCGATTCTGAATTCCGGAACCGGCATCGAGCTTTCCAACGTCGAGGATGTGCGGATCAGCCGTGTGATGATCTTGGGTGGAACGATCGGCATCGGCGCAACCAAGGTCACCAAGACGACGGTCGAAAACTCGATCGTTGCGCGGGCCCTGATCGGCGTTTCGCTAAACGGCCCGACCGATTGCTCCGTGGCAAACTGCACCGTGGCCACGGCCAACGCCTGCGGATTGACGGTGGCTGGGGCCGACAATACGGCAATTTTCAACAATATCGTCGCGGATGCCGGAACCGGAATTGTCGTCGGAGGCGAAAACAAGAACCTGGCCGTCGACTACAACCTCTATCTCGCTCTATCGACCGGAAAGATCGAAGGGCAATTGCAACGGCCGACACTGCCGACGTGGCGCGATGTATCGGGCGGGCTGGATGCCCATAGCATTCAGTTGAATGTCGCATTCGCCAATGCCAGCCAGAACGATTTTCATCCGGTTTCCCGGCTGGATTGGAATCCGGGCCGCATCTCGACCGCGGATTGGGGCACCGCCGAACTCGCCGGGCATCATGCTCCGGCGACGGATATGGATGGCCAGGGCCGCGTCGGGGCGGTCGATCTCGGGGCGTTCGAGTCGCCCGATTTGCCCGCTCGGCCGGCCGATGGGCAGTTCCAAATTTCCTCGGATGCCGGCTACAAGAGCGCCGGCCTTTTCGGACCCGACAATCGCGCCGTTTGCTATTTGTTTCAAGGCCTGCCCCTTAAGAAAGGGACGTATGGCTATGTCGTCCCGTCGCGAGATATGTTTGGCCGACCAATTCCGCCCGGGCGCTATGAGCTACGCGTTGTCGAGAGCACCGCGGCATGGGACTATCGCGGAATGACGGCCAACTCCGGGACCGACAACACGGCGACCAACTCGGATTCCGTGCACGTCGGTATCGTGGCATACGCGGCCGATGGCCAATTGCTGACCGCATCGGGCTGGAGCGAGCGGCACATCAATCTGCGGCTGAGCGATCCGGCGACCGCCAAAGCGCGTTGGATATTCGAAGGTTCGGCCGATAGCACCGGCCTGTGCATCAACGAAGCGGGAAAAATCTTCCTTGTGCGCAATGGCGCCGACCACAGCGTCGATATCTACAAGATCGATCCCGTGAGCGGCCAGCCGATTCCGCGGCCCGACGGCCGGCTTTATGTAAACCGGAAAGGGAAATTCAAGAGCCCGTATCTCGGCGGAATCGCCGAACTCGACGGCAAACTCTATGCCGCCGATCCGGCGGTCGACAAAGTTGATTTCGGCTCGGCCGACGGATTGCAATTCGAGAACTCGGCCGACGTTCTGAAGCCGAACAGCCCGTCGGCAGATCGCAAGCATAAGCTGCTTTGGCTGATCAGCAACCGTGAACGGATTCTTGCTCTGACGCCCGACGGCAAATCCGCGGTGCAATTCGGCGGAGTGCAAATGCCCTTGGCTTTGAGCGTGGCCGGCGATCGGCTCGCGGTCGCATCCGGACGGACTGGCAAGATCCATATCTTCGACCTTGCCAATCCGCAAAGCCCGAAGGAGCTGAAAACGCTTGGCCGTGGCGATGGCCCGTTCGGAAAATGGCTCCCGGATCGCTTCCACTTTCAAGCCCATCCGCAAAATCGCAACAATGCGAATGTGAGTGTCGGGCTTTCGAGCGATGGCTCGGTGGCGGTGCGCGATGCGTCGGGACGGGTGGTCAGCTTCGACCCCGATGGCCATGTGCTGCACGACGGGTTTGCGGTTTGGGGCGGCGATCCGGCGATAGCGCCTTTCGTCGGCGACACGAAGCTGCGCGTGTTCGATACCTCGGCCGCGGCGTCGTATTTCATCGATCCGCGGAGTGGAACATGGGAGCCCGATGCGTATTGGGGGCTTCCGGCAATGGTTCAACCAAGCATTCGCGGTTTCTTTAGCGCCGGCGGCAAGAACTTCGGCGTCTTTACGTGCCAAAATCCCGTAAAAAACGGCGGAGAACAGGTGCTGATCGCGAGCTACGACAATCCGGTCGTTCGGGCGGTGGCGATCTATCGGCGCAACCCGCACGGCGGTTGGCTGCATTTGCGCGATACGAATGGCGACGGGCGAATCGACGAGAAAGACGGGCCGGGCGAGCCGGTGCTGGATACCTCGGGCAAGCCGGTCACCGCGTCGCTCACCGGCCGGTTCATGTTCGTCGAGCGCGATGGAACGATCCTCCATTCCGAGCCGCAAATCGCGATGCGCTGGAAATTCAAGGGGATCGGCGCTGGCGGCGAACCGACCTACGAATTCGGCAGCGACATGATCTTCACGGCCAAGGATCCCGTGGTGCCCAGCCCCTATTTCTTGGACCAGACCGACGACCTTCGCTGCGCCTCGACGGCCCGCATGGCGCCCGATGGCGGAATTTGCGCTGCGATCAATCTCCGCCACACGCCGAACGGCATGGGCCTGAGCAACAGCGGCGCCACGGATCTGGCCCGCTGGAATGCCGACGGCAATCTGCGCTGGTTGCGCACCGTGAACGATTACTCGCCGATTCAAGGAGTCGAGCCATTTCCGGGCGTGACGATTTCCAGTTGGGGCCATCAGGCCGAATTCATGGCCCTCGACGACGACGGATTGGAACTGGGCCGGTTCGGATTTCCGGCCGCGGTCAAGTGGAGCGGCTTTTGGGTCGATCATCCGCAGGAATGGGATGCCGCGAAAGATCCGGACGGAAATGTGGAAGTCGTCATCGGCGACTACATGCAGAATTGCCATCATTGGATGACGGTTCGCAATCTGACGGCGGTCAAACGAAGCAGCTTTCCGCTAACGATCAGCGATGCAAAGACGCATGAACTTGCCTTCCGCCCGCCGCAATTGCACGAGCCGGCCGGAAAGGCAAAATCGCCGGAAATCACGATCAAGCGGCTCGGCGGCCCAATGCCGATCGACGGCAATATGCAGAAATGGCGAAGTTTCCCGCCGCAGATTCTGATGACTCCGCAAACCGCCGTCGGCCGGATCGACGGCCCCGCGGATTGCAGCGGCGTCATCCGCCTCGCCTATCACGACCACGATCTCTACGGCCAGGCGATCGTGTTCGACAACGTGGTGAGCTTCCATCAGCCCGCCAGCCGGTTCTACCAGGAAGACAGTTTGCAATTCTGCGTCAACGGATTCATGACCGGTTTCGCCTTCAACGTCGCGCAGACGATCGACAAAGGGCCGATCCTGTTTCGAAACCGGTTTTTCTTCGGCGCGATGGATCTCGAGCTCGATCCAAAACTCGCCCCGCGGATCGTCAAGAAGTTCGCGAATGCGAAAGACATCCCCGAGCGGCAATACATCGAAAGCATCTACGGCGTCGATCTTTCGAAAAGCCCGGGCTACGTTGTAGAGTTCAAGCTCCCGCTCGACGCCAACACCTACAAAGGCGATGAGAAGATTATCCCGCCGGTGGAATCGGGGAAATGGTTTTGGCTCGGCTTCATGCTGAACGACAACGACGTGCCCGGCACCGACGTGCAGCGCTTCATCGCCTGGCCGGCGACATTCGGCATGTTCAATCCGCAGGAGGCCGGCGCGAAAGCGTTCTTCGAATAA